CAGCGCGCCGAGTTGCTCCACGAGATCGCCGACGAACTCGAGGCCGAGAAGACCCGCATCGCCCGGCTGGACAGCCTCGAGGTGGGGAAGCCGAACAAGCACTCGCTGTTCGTGGACACGACCATCCTCATCGACCAGTTCCGCCACTTCGCGAGCCTCGCCCGGACCGCCGACGAGGGTCGGGTGCCGCCGTCGGGCGACGACAAGCTCATCCACACCCGACAGGAGCCCTACGGCGTCGTCGGCTGCATCAGCGCGTGGAACTTCCCGGCGATGTTCGTCGCCTGGAAGCTCGGCCCGGCGCTCGCGGCGGGGAACAGCGTGGTGTACAAGCCGTCTTCGCGGGCGGTGCTCTCGACCCTGGAGATCGCCAAGATCGTCGACCGGGTGCTCCCGCCGGGCGCCCTGAACGTCGTGACCGGCGCGGGGAGCGTCGTCGGCGACGCCATCACCGGCCACGAGGGCGTCGGGAAGGTGAGTCTGACTGGTAGCACAGCCGCCGGGCAGGCCGCGATGCGGAACGCGGCCGAGCACATCCACCCCGTCTCGCTGGAACTCGGCGGGAAGAGCCCGAACATCGTCTTCCCCGACGCGGACCTCGAGGAGGCCGTCGAGGGGACGCTCGTGAGCATCTTCTTCAACCAGGGCCAGCAGTGTACCGCCGGCTCGCGCCTGTTCCTCCACGAGGACGTCAGGGAGGAGTTCCTGGAGCGGTTCGCCGCCCGCGTCGAGGAACTGACCGTCGGCGACCCCCTCTCGCCACTGACGGACATCGGGCCGATGGTCGACTCGGACCACCGCGCCGAGGTCGAGGACCACGTCGAGACCGCGACGTCCGAGGGCGCGAGCGTCCTGCTGGAGAAGCCGGTCCCCGACGAGCTGGCCGAGGCGCCCTTCGTACCACCCGTCGTCTTCGGCGACGTGGCCGACGACTCGCAGCTGTCCTGTGACGAGGTGTTCGGGCCGGTGCTCGCCGTGTTCGAGTTCGAGAGCCAGGACGAGGTCGTCGAGCGCGCCAACGACACCGAGTACGGCCTCGCCGCGGGCGTCTGGACCTCGGACCTGAACACGGCCCACGAGGTCTCGCGCGACCTCGAAGCCGGGATGGTCTGGGTGAACACCTACAACGACATGTTCGAGCCCGCACCGTACGGCGGGTACAAGCAGTCCGGCATCGGCCGCGAACTCGCGGTCGAGGCGATGGCGGCCTACCAGCAGACGAAGACGGTGAAGATGAGCTTCGGCGACATCCCGAACCTGGGGTGAGTCCGGGCTCTCCCGCGTTTCTGCGGTTCCCGAGCGACAGCACCCGCCAGTTTTATAATATTTAATCATTACATTTAAGCTACCGCGGCCTGAAGTATTCTCCATACCCATGCGCGCAGTCGTCTTCCAGGGAACTGGCGAACCGCTGTCGGTCGAGGAGGTCGACCGACCCGAGTGCGACGAGGACGGCATCGTCGTCGAGACCGAGGCCTGCGGAGTGTGCCGGAGCGACTGGCACGCCTGGCAGGGCGACTGGCAGTGGATCGGGATGATGCCCACGCCCGGCCTCGTCTTCGGCCACGAACCCGCCGGCACCGTCGTCGAGGTCGGCGAGAACGTCGACCGGTTCCGGCCCGGCGACCGCGTCACGAACCCGTTCAACCTCGGCTGTGGCTCCTGTCACCACTGCCGGAGCGGCCGCGGAAACATCTGCGAGCGCTCGGTCCCGATGGGCTTCCTCCCCATCCAGGGCGGCGCCTTCGCCGAGTACTACCCCGTCAGGAACGCCGACCACAACGTCGTGAAACTCCCCGATGGCGTGGACCCCGTCGACGTGGCCGGCCTCGGCTGCCGGTTCGCGACCGCCTTCCACGGGCTGGTCCACCGGGTCGACGTGACCCCCGGCGACTGGGTCGCGGTCCACGGCTGCGGCGGCGTCGGCCTCTCGGCGGTCCACATCGCCGACGCCCTCGGCGCGAACGTCATCGCGGTCGACCTCGCGGAGGAGAAACTGGAGCGTGCCCAGGAACTGGGTGCAGACCGCCTCGTGAACGTCAACGAGGTACAGGACGTGCCGCAGGCAGTGAAGAAGCACACCGAGTCGTCGCGAGGTGCCGACGTCGCGGTCGACGCACTGGGCATCGCCGAGACCTGCCAGAACGCGATGAACTCGCTCGGGAAGGGCGGCCAGCACCTCCAGATCGGGATGACGACGAGCGACGAAGGTGGGCAGGTGTCGCTCCCGGTGGACACCATGGTCACCGACGAGCGCGAGTTCTACGGCTCGTTCGGGACGCCGCCGAACGAGTACGACGAGATATTCCGGATGATGGAGACGGGGAAGCTAGAGCCCGGCCGCATCGTGTCAGAGCGCATCTCGCTCGACGAGGTGCCCGGCGTCGTCGAGAACCTGGGGGACTACGACACGGTCGGGATTCCCGTCTGCGATACGTTCTGAGTCGCGGCGGGCGATACCTGGAGGCGGTGCGGGGAGTCCGCACCCAGAGGCGGGTCGTCGAGGGCGCTCCCGCGCTCGCACTCTTCTTCGTCTGGTGTAGAGAAAGGGCTCGAACCGGTCGTCCCCTCGCCGGTTACCCCGGGTACCAGACCGGTGCAAATCCATAAAGCGCAGTCCCGAGTAGAGCGGTCTATGCCGACAGAGAAGGTAGCGATAGTGACAGCGGCCGGGAGTGGTATCGGCGAAGCCTGTGCGCGGCGACTTCACGAGGACGGGTACACGCCGATTCTCCTGTCACCGTCGGGGAGCGCCGTCGAGGTCGCGGACGAACTCGGTGGAGACGGGTTCGAAGGCTCGGTGACCGACCCTGCTGACCTGGCGACCCTCGTCGAGACGACGTACGAGCGCTACGGTCGAATCGACGCGGTGGTGAACAACACGGGCCACCCGGCGACGGGCGACCTTCTCGATATCTCCGACGAAGCGTGGCACGACGGGCTCGACCTCGTACTGTTGAATACGGTCCGGATGGCGCGACTCGTCACCCCCATCATGCAGGACCAGGGGCACGGGGCCATCGTGAACATCTCGACCTTCTCGGCGTTCGAGCCGTCGAGCGACTTCCCCGTCTCGTCGGTGCTTCGCGCTGGACTCGGGAGTTTCACCAAACTCTACGCCGACCGATACGCGTCGTCCGGCATCCGGATGAACACCGTCCAGCCGGGGTTCGTCGACAGTTACGAGGTGGATGCAGAGACGAGGCAGCGGATCCCGATGGAACGCCCGGCTCGGACCGCAGAGATCGCAGACACGGTCGCGTACCTGCTCTCCGCCGACTCGAGCTACATCACGGGGCAGAACATCCGGGTCGATGGTGGCCTGACAGCCTCGATGTAGCCGCCGGTCCTCCCGACGACCCGTCCAGCGACGACCGACGCAGGCGGCCGGTCGGGGGGACGCAGGGGCATAAAGACACGACTCCATCCGGCGGAACGAGTAAGAGGAATCCGAGAGAAGACGCGAGCATGGCTATCGCGATGCCCAGCGAGGCGGGTGCATGGATCGACGCGTGGCAGGACAAGCTCAACGAGTCCGAGCGATACAGCGAGGTCGGCTCGGGCTGGGGCGTCGGGTTCAACGGCTCGTTCCTGTTCGTCATCGAGCCCGACGGCACCTACGACGGCGACCCGGTGTACCTCTACGTCGACCTCGAAGACGGCGAGTGCACCGAGGCGAGGCAGGTCGCCAGCGAGGACGACGTGGACTGGGGCTTCGCCTTCCGCGGGAGTTACGCCGACTGGAAGGACCTCGTCCACGGCGACACCGACGCCATCGAGGGCATGATGGGCGGGAAGTTCGACCTCGACGGTGACATGCAGAAGGTGCTGCAGTACTCCAACGCGGCGGTCGTCATGACCGAGAACGCCTCGGAGATCGACACCGAGTTCGAGTACTGACCGCGCTGGCGGGAGACCGACCCCGATTTTTTAACCGATTACGACGCCAAGTACTGCCATGAAGTCCGTAGGGCTGCGACTCCGACCGGCCGAGGGCGCGTTCCCGGGCGTGGACGAGGCGCTCGCGGGGATTCCGGGCGTGACCCGCGAGGGCATCCAGCACCTGGAGTGGCTGGCCGACGGGACCTACGCGATGCTGTACCGCGTCTCGGGCGGTGACGGGGCGGCCATCGGCGAGGTGCTCACGGACCACGAGGAGGTGTTGCAGTACGACGTGGTCGCGGCGGGAGCAGACCAGTGCTACGTGTTCGTCAACGTGGCGGAGCAGGAGTCCGTCAGTGCGTTGCTCCGGGTCCTCGATGAGCATCGCTTGCTGCTCGACCCGCCCCTCCGGGTGACCGACGACGGGCTCTGCGTGACGGTGGCCGGTGACGGCGACGCCCTGCAGGCGGCCTTCGCGGACGTGACCGAGGTGGACGTCCCCATCGAGGTGGAGTGGACCGGCGGCTATCGACCGGGTGAGCCGGCAGCCCTCACGCGGCTGACCGACCGCCAGCGCGAGGCGCTTGAGGCGGCCCACGCGCTCGGGTTCTACGAGACGCCGCGGCGGGCGTCGTTCGCGGATATCGGCGAGGCGCTCGAGTGCTCGCCGAGTACGGCCAACGAGCTCCTGCGCCGGGCCGAGGCGCGGGTGGTGCGATCGCTGCTCGACGGGTGAGCCAGCGAGGCTGCGAATCGCTCGCCGCGGCGACCTTTATACGCCCTGGGTGTCTCTCTCTAGCCATGTCGGTAACCTTCGACTTCTCCGACCGCGTCGCCATCGTGACAGGTGCCTCGGGCGCCCTCGGGAGCGCCGTCGTCGCCGCCTTCCGCGAGGCGGGCGCGACCGTCTGTGCCGTCGACATCGTCCCGCCGGACGACGAGGACTCGCTGCTGGACACCGACGACGACACCCACTTCTACGAGGCCGACCTGACCGACGAGAGTGCGGTCGAGACGCTGATGGAGAACGTCGTCTCGGGCCACGGCCGCATCGACTGCCTCTGCAACGTCGCCGGTACCTGGCGCGGCGGCCAGCCCATCGAGGAGACCGACCTCGGGGAGTTCGAGTTCCTCGTGAACGTCAACCTGAAGTCGGCGTTCCTCGCCTCGAAGCACGCCCTGCCCCACCTCCGCGAGCAGGCGGGTGCCATCGTCTCCGTCTCGGCGCGCTCCTCGCTGGAGGGTGGCGAGGGCGACGGGCCGTACCGCATCACCAAGGCGGGCATCCGCATCCTGACGGAGACGCTCGCCGAGGAGAACCTCGGCACGGTGCGGGCGAACTGCGTGATGCCCTCCGTGCTCGACACGCCGATGAACCGCGAGATGATGGAGCCGAGCGACGACTGGGTCGACCCCGCCGACGTGGCGCGGACGATGCTGTTCCTCTGCTCGGACGCCGCCAGCGTGACCAGCGGGGCCGCGGTCCCGGTCTACGGCGAGGCCTGAGAGGCCGGTTCGGCCTGCTCTGCTGGAACCTGCTCGGCGCCAGGTAGTCGCACGACGACGGTCGTCCCGTCGTCTCCTGCGGCTCCGGTATCGTCCTCCTCGCTGGGCTCGAACGAGACGGTGCCACCCAGCGCCGTGACGCCCCAGCTGACCAGCCACAGCCCCAGCCCGCTCCCGTGGGCGAGGGCGGTCTCCTCGCCCGCGTCGACGACCTCGCGCTCGTGGGCCGGGATGCCCGGGCCATCGTCGCTCACGGTGAAGACGGCGGTCTCGTCGTCCTCGACGCCGGCCAGCGAGACCGTGACGTGGGGGTCCGGGCCGTCGTCGTGTTCCAGTCCGTTCTCCAGCAGGTTCGCGAAGACGACCGCGGCGACGTCGGGGTCGGTCGTGAGTTCGAGGCCCGCCGGCACGTCGACCGTTATTCGCCCGTCGGGGAACTCGGCTCCGAGCCGGTCCGCGACGTCCCCGAGCAGGGCCGCCATCGCCACCCCCTCGCGGACCGTCACGTCCCCACCCATCGTCTGCTCGATGGTCCGGGCCTTCTCGCCGAGCGCGACCAGCCCGCGCGTCTCGTCGGCGGCGGTCGAGAGCATCCACTCGACCTCCTCGTCGTCGACCATGTCGACCGCCCCGTCGAGGTAGCCCTGCACGACGGTCAGGTCGTTACGCAGGTTGTGCCTGAGCACCCGGTTGAGGACCGTCAGGCGTTGCTTGCGCCGTCTCTCCTCGGTCACGTCCTGCAGGAGGACGGTGTAGCCGACGTGGGTTCCGGCCACGTCGCGGAGCGGGGAGGTGACGAGTTTGTAGGTCGTCGTCACCCCGTCGGTCCG
This window of the Haloarchaeobius amylolyticus genome carries:
- a CDS encoding aldehyde dehydrogenase family protein, with amino-acid sequence MSLPEDVLEKHRTVAAEAIPEDEYGHLVGGEWVASESGETAATTDATTGEELARFQQGSKEDVNRAVAAAQDAFEGSWGEKTPQQRAELLHEIADELEAEKTRIARLDSLEVGKPNKHSLFVDTTILIDQFRHFASLARTADEGRVPPSGDDKLIHTRQEPYGVVGCISAWNFPAMFVAWKLGPALAAGNSVVYKPSSRAVLSTLEIAKIVDRVLPPGALNVVTGAGSVVGDAITGHEGVGKVSLTGSTAAGQAAMRNAAEHIHPVSLELGGKSPNIVFPDADLEEAVEGTLVSIFFNQGQQCTAGSRLFLHEDVREEFLERFAARVEELTVGDPLSPLTDIGPMVDSDHRAEVEDHVETATSEGASVLLEKPVPDELAEAPFVPPVVFGDVADDSQLSCDEVFGPVLAVFEFESQDEVVERANDTEYGLAAGVWTSDLNTAHEVSRDLEAGMVWVNTYNDMFEPAPYGGYKQSGIGRELAVEAMAAYQQTKTVKMSFGDIPNLG
- a CDS encoding zinc-dependent alcohol dehydrogenase family protein, translating into MRAVVFQGTGEPLSVEEVDRPECDEDGIVVETEACGVCRSDWHAWQGDWQWIGMMPTPGLVFGHEPAGTVVEVGENVDRFRPGDRVTNPFNLGCGSCHHCRSGRGNICERSVPMGFLPIQGGAFAEYYPVRNADHNVVKLPDGVDPVDVAGLGCRFATAFHGLVHRVDVTPGDWVAVHGCGGVGLSAVHIADALGANVIAVDLAEEKLERAQELGADRLVNVNEVQDVPQAVKKHTESSRGADVAVDALGIAETCQNAMNSLGKGGQHLQIGMTTSDEGGQVSLPVDTMVTDEREFYGSFGTPPNEYDEIFRMMETGKLEPGRIVSERISLDEVPGVVENLGDYDTVGIPVCDTF
- a CDS encoding SDR family oxidoreductase gives rise to the protein MPTEKVAIVTAAGSGIGEACARRLHEDGYTPILLSPSGSAVEVADELGGDGFEGSVTDPADLATLVETTYERYGRIDAVVNNTGHPATGDLLDISDEAWHDGLDLVLLNTVRMARLVTPIMQDQGHGAIVNISTFSAFEPSSDFPVSSVLRAGLGSFTKLYADRYASSGIRMNTVQPGFVDSYEVDAETRQRIPMERPARTAEIADTVAYLLSADSSYITGQNIRVDGGLTASM
- a CDS encoding SCP2 sterol-binding domain-containing protein, which produces MAIAMPSEAGAWIDAWQDKLNESERYSEVGSGWGVGFNGSFLFVIEPDGTYDGDPVYLYVDLEDGECTEARQVASEDDVDWGFAFRGSYADWKDLVHGDTDAIEGMMGGKFDLDGDMQKVLQYSNAAVVMTENASEIDTEFEY
- a CDS encoding helix-turn-helix domain-containing protein, whose protein sequence is MKSVGLRLRPAEGAFPGVDEALAGIPGVTREGIQHLEWLADGTYAMLYRVSGGDGAAIGEVLTDHEEVLQYDVVAAGADQCYVFVNVAEQESVSALLRVLDEHRLLLDPPLRVTDDGLCVTVAGDGDALQAAFADVTEVDVPIEVEWTGGYRPGEPAALTRLTDRQREALEAAHALGFYETPRRASFADIGEALECSPSTANELLRRAEARVVRSLLDG
- a CDS encoding SDR family oxidoreductase, with translation MSVTFDFSDRVAIVTGASGALGSAVVAAFREAGATVCAVDIVPPDDEDSLLDTDDDTHFYEADLTDESAVETLMENVVSGHGRIDCLCNVAGTWRGGQPIEETDLGEFEFLVNVNLKSAFLASKHALPHLREQAGAIVSVSARSSLEGGEGDGPYRITKAGIRILTETLAEENLGTVRANCVMPSVLDTPMNREMMEPSDDWVDPADVARTMLFLCSDAASVTSGAAVPVYGEA